The segment GATGTTGACCCAGCGTCGCGATCCCTTGACCTCGACGCCGAAGAACAGCGCGAACAGCATCATCGCCAGCGAAACGATCAGCAGGATGACTGCCGTGCGCCGCACCTGCCGCGGCGTCATGAAGGAAATGCCGATCATCGCCGCAATCGCCGGAATAAGGAAAAGGGCGTGGCGCTTGACGAAGTGGAAAGGCTCCAGACCGATGCGTTCCGCCACGGCTGGCGAAGCCGCAAAGGAAAGCATGAAACCAATGCCGATCAACAGGATAAAAAGAGAGAGGAATACACGGTCGATGGTCCAGAACCATTCGGCCAAGGCCCCACGCTCAACGCGGCTTACCATATCAATCGCCTCCTGTTGCTGAACCGACCAGCATGGTGACACCCTCGATCGCAGCCACGTGGCTGACGAAGGCATCACCCCTGACCTCGAAATTCTTGTATTGATCGAAGCTTGCGCAAGCCGGTGACAACATCACCGCCGCCGCCTCATGTTCGTCCTTATCGGCATCGGCTGCGGCATGCGCCACCGCGCGCTCCAAAGTGCCCGATATTTCGTAGGGCACCTGCTCGCCGAGCGTCGCCGCGAAGGCTGGCGCCGCTTCGCCGATCAGATAAGCTTTGGCGATGCGCGGAAAAAGCGGCGCCAGCGTCGTGATACCGCCCTCTTTCGGCAGGCCGCCGGCGATCCAATAGATGTGATCGTAACTCGAAAGCGCCGGTGCGGCGGCATCCGCATTGGTCGCCTTGGAATCATTGACGAAAACGACCCGTCCGCGCCGGCCGACGGGCTGCATGCGATGCTTGAGGCCCGGAAAGGATTTGAGCCCCGCACGGATATCGTCAGCGGAAACACCGACGGCCAGACATGCAGCAATCGCGGCCGCGGCGTTCTGTGCGTTGTGGCCGCCGCGCAGCGTCTGGATACCGTCGAGATCGGCAATCTCCGCGGTCGCACCGGTCGATGCCTGAATGATGCGGCTGCCTTCGGCATAAAGCCCGTCAGCCAGCACGTGCCGGCGCGAGATGCGGTTGACCCTGCCGCCTGCCCGTTCGACGCGATCGGCAATCAGCGAAGAATAGCTGTCGTCGACGCCGATGACAGCAACACCGCTGCCGGCCACCAGCCGTTCCTTGATATCGGCATAATGCTGCATCGTACCGTGCCGATCGAGATGATCGGGTGTCAAATTGAGCAGAATGCCGGCGGAAGGATTGAGGGTCGGCGCAAGATCGATCTGATAGGAGGAGCATTCGACGACGTAGTAGCGCTCCGCCTTGGGCGGCTCCAGCGTCAGGATGGCCGTTCCGATATTGCCGCCGAGTTGCGTATCGCGTCCGCTCGATTGCAGGATATGGGCAATCAATGCCGTCGTCGACGATTTCCCATTGGTGCCGGTAATGGCGATGAAAGGGCAATCCGGCGCATGCGCCCGCCGCTCGCGGACGAAGAGCTCGACGTCGCCGATGACTTCGACACCGGCTGCGTGGGCGAGGTCGACGGTCCAGTGCGGCCTCGGATGCGTCAGCGGCACGCCGGGCGACAGCACGAAGGCCGAGAGCCCGTTCCAATCGATCGTTCTGAGATCGGCGACCGGGATATCTTCGGCCGCAGCCTTCGCCACGCTGTCGGGATTGTCGTCCCAAGCGGTCACCTCGGCACCACCGGCGACAAGCGCCCGCGCGGTGGCAAAGCCTGAGCCGCCGAGGCCGAACAATGCGACCTTTTTCCCTTTGAGCGTGGTGACAGGGATCATCGCCGCCTCACCGAAGCTTGAGGGTCGAGAGGCCGATCATCGCCAGGATGACCGCGACGATCCAGAAGCGGACCACCACTTGGCTCTCCGTCCAACCCTTCTTCTCGAAGTGATGATGGATTGGCGCCATCAGGAAGACGCGGCGGCCCGTCATCTTGAAGAAACCGACCTGGATGATGACCGAAAGCGCCTCCAGCACGAAGAGGCCGCCGATGATCGCCATGACGATCTCATGCTTGGTGGCGACCGCCACCGAACCGATCATGCCGCCGAGCGCCAGAGAACCGGTGTCGCCCATGAAAATGGCCGCCGGCGGCGCGTTGAACCATAAGAAGCCGAGGCCGGCGCCGATGACAGCGCCGAGGACCACAGCCAGCTCGCCCGTGCCGGGCACGAAATTGATCGCGAGATAATCGGCGAAGACAAAGTTGCCGGCCAGATAAGAAATGACGCCGAAGGAGGCGGCCGCGATCATCACGGGCACGATCGCAAGTCCATCAAGGCCATCGGTCAGATTTACGGCATTCCCCGCGGAAACGATGACGAAAGC is part of the Rhizobium sp. CB3090 genome and harbors:
- the murD gene encoding UDP-N-acetylmuramoyl-L-alanine--D-glutamate ligase, translating into MIPVTTLKGKKVALFGLGGSGFATARALVAGGAEVTAWDDNPDSVAKAAAEDIPVADLRTIDWNGLSAFVLSPGVPLTHPRPHWTVDLAHAAGVEVIGDVELFVRERRAHAPDCPFIAITGTNGKSSTTALIAHILQSSGRDTQLGGNIGTAILTLEPPKAERYYVVECSSYQIDLAPTLNPSAGILLNLTPDHLDRHGTMQHYADIKERLVAGSGVAVIGVDDSYSSLIADRVERAGGRVNRISRRHVLADGLYAEGSRIIQASTGATAEIADLDGIQTLRGGHNAQNAAAAIAACLAVGVSADDIRAGLKSFPGLKHRMQPVGRRGRVVFVNDSKATNADAAAPALSSYDHIYWIAGGLPKEGGITTLAPLFPRIAKAYLIGEAAPAFAATLGEQVPYEISGTLERAVAHAAADADKDEHEAAAVMLSPACASFDQYKNFEVRGDAFVSHVAAIEGVTMLVGSATGGD